In one window of Streptomyces griseus subsp. griseus DNA:
- a CDS encoding NAD(P)H-dependent flavin oxidoreductase → MRTALTELVGVRHPIVQTGMGWVSGPRLVTATARAGALGILASATMTPDQLRSAVREVRSRTDAPFGVNLRADAGDARERVRIIVEEGVRVASFALAPSKELIAELKDGGVVVVPSVGARRHAEKVAAWGADAVIVQGGEGGGHTGDVATTVLLPQVADAVDIPVIAAGGFHDGRGLVAALAYGAAGVAMGTRFLLTSDSTVPDAVKARYLAATAKDITLTRAVDGLPHRMLRTEMVAELEGAGRLRSLATAVRRASRFRRISGLGWPGMVRDGLALRHGKELTWSQVLLAANTPMLLRAAMVEGRTDVGIMASGQVAALIEDLPSVGELVSRLMTEAERTLATLSTESGPPGTTSGPPGDESSPPRATSGPPGAESSPSGA, encoded by the coding sequence ATGCGTACGGCGCTGACGGAGCTCGTGGGGGTGCGGCACCCGATCGTGCAGACGGGGATGGGGTGGGTCTCCGGCCCCCGTCTGGTCACGGCGACCGCACGGGCCGGGGCGCTCGGCATCCTGGCCTCGGCGACGATGACGCCGGACCAACTGCGTTCCGCCGTACGGGAGGTGAGGTCGCGGACGGACGCCCCGTTCGGGGTGAACCTGCGGGCGGACGCCGGGGACGCGCGGGAGCGGGTGCGGATCATCGTCGAGGAGGGGGTACGGGTGGCGTCGTTCGCGCTCGCCCCGTCGAAGGAGCTCATCGCGGAGCTGAAGGACGGGGGTGTGGTGGTCGTCCCGTCGGTGGGGGCCCGGCGGCATGCGGAGAAGGTCGCGGCGTGGGGCGCGGACGCGGTGATCGTGCAGGGCGGCGAGGGCGGCGGCCACACGGGGGACGTGGCGACGACGGTGCTGCTGCCCCAGGTGGCCGACGCGGTGGACATCCCGGTGATCGCGGCGGGCGGCTTCCACGACGGGCGGGGGCTGGTGGCGGCGCTGGCGTACGGGGCGGCGGGCGTGGCGATGGGAACCAGGTTTCTGCTGACCTCGGACTCGACGGTGCCGGACGCGGTGAAGGCCCGGTATCTGGCGGCCACGGCGAAGGACATCACCCTGACGAGGGCCGTGGACGGGCTCCCGCACCGGATGCTCCGTACGGAGATGGTGGCGGAGCTGGAGGGAGCGGGGCGGCTGCGTTCCTTGGCGACGGCGGTGCGCCGCGCGTCCCGCTTCCGCCGGATCTCCGGCCTGGGCTGGCCCGGGATGGTGCGGGACGGACTGGCGCTGCGGCACGGCAAGGAGCTGACCTGGAGCCAGGTGCTGCTGGCGGCGAACACGCCGATGCTGCTGAGAGCGGCCATGGTGGAGGGCCGCACGGATGTCGGCATCATGGCGTCGGGCCAGGTGGCGGCCCTGATCGAGGACCTGCCGAGCGTGGGGGAGCTGGTGTCCCGGCTGATGACGGAGGCGGAGCGGACGCTTGCGACCCTGAGCACCGAATCCGGCCCGCCCGGCACCACCTCTGGCCCGCCCGGCGACGAATCCAGCCCGCCTCGGGCCACCTCCGGCCCGCCCGGCGCCGAATCCAGCCCGTCCGGCGCTTGA